The Podospora pseudopauciseta strain CBS 411.78 chromosome 2 map unlocalized CBS411.78m_2, whole genome shotgun sequence genome has a window encoding:
- the cyn1 gene encoding Cyanate hydratase (COG:H; EggNog:ENOG503P2DV) — MADSAPRLAALDDSIVSRLPSYSQSLFAAKTAHELSFSAIAEHLGRSEVAVAALFYGQATASPEDITKLAELLSLPEAQLRKDLGTGFPDRGRSGPMPPVEPLIYRLYEVVQNYGYAFKSVINEKFGDGIMSAICFDTKVEKETVEGADWVVITLRGKWLPFTRF; from the exons ATGGCCGACTCAGCCCCCCgcctcgccgccctcgac GACTCTATCGTCTCCCGCCTCCCCTCCTACTCCCAATCCCTCTTCGCGGCCAAAACCGCCCACGAGCTCTCCTTCTCGGCAATCGCTGAACACCTCGGCCGGTCCGAGGTTGCAGTTGCGGCGCTCTTTTACGGACAGGCGACGGCCTCGCCGGAGGATATCACCAAACTGGCGGAGCTCTTGAGCTTGCCCGAGGCGCAGCTGAGGAAGGATCTCGGGACTGGGTTCCCTGATCGGGGGAGGTCAGGGCCTATGCCGCCGGTTGAACCGCTGATTTATAGGTTGTATGAGGTTGTGCAGAATTACGGGTATGCGTTCAAGAGTGTGATTAATGAGAagtttggggatgggattATGAGTGCTATTTGCTTTGATACAaaggtggagaaggagacggtggagggcGCGGATTGGGTTGTTATTACGCTAAGGGGGAAGTG GCTGCCTTTCACGAGGTTCTAA
- a CDS encoding uncharacterized protein (EggNog:ENOG503P1WZ): MPHKHTRREKDENTFDLPPTQIAKPLPPTTISKKKENEKNNKKRKPQQPKKGDDPNQQNDAPKPKKRKRGDKNDDAPRAFKRLMAINEGRLPRSGLDNGDAPKKKKKGGDIRKPVEKAKETTAEEKREELKIMPGESMAEFNQRVDAALPISGLVTKTKLKDGKDPLGLKVKRTLKEKKMHNMYAEWRMIDAKIKEKREEELEELEEKEMENEAMGVSWKLEQEAGKKKGKKKTKYIGEDNGPEGDPWAEIKKKRNEGKVGLNEVAQAPPELTKPRMNSLVRGAKVQVADIPKAAGSLRQREELQGIRENVVEQYRKLMEGRRAALAAEGKERDD; encoded by the exons ATGCCGCACAAACACACCCGTCGCGAGAAGGACGAAAACAC CTTcgacctccccccaacccaaatAGCCAAACcactcccacccaccaccatctccaaaaagaaagaaaacgagaaaaacaacaagaaaagaaaaccccAGCAGCCAAAGAAGGGCGATGATCCAAATCAGCAAAATGAcgcccccaaacccaaaaagagaaaacGCGGCGACAAGAATGACGATGCGCCTCGTGCTTTCAAGAGGTTGATGGCGATCAATGAGGGGAGGTTACCGCGCTCGGGGTTGGATAATGGTGATgcgccaaagaagaagaagaagggagggGACATCAGGAAGCCAGTGGAAAAGGCGAAGGAGACGACCgcagaggagaagagggaagagCTCAAGATAATGCCGGGAGAGTCCATGGCTGAGTTCAACCAGCGTGTTGATGCTGCGCTGCCGATTAGTGGCTTGGTTACCAAGACTAAGCTCAAGGACGGGAAGGATCCGTTGGGGCTCAAGGTGAAGAGGacgttgaaggagaagaagatgcaTAATATGTATGCCGAGTGGAGGATGATTGATGCgaagatcaaggagaagagggaggaggaacttgaggagctggaggagaaggagatggagaatgAGGCTATGGGGGTTTCTTggaagctggagcaggaagctgggaagaagaaggggaagaagaagacaaagTATATTGGGGAGGATAATGGGCCCGAGGGGGATCCGTGGGcggagatcaagaagaagaggaatgAGGGGAAGGTTGGGTTGAATGAGGTTGCGCAGGCGCCGCCCGAGTTGACGAAGCCGAGGATGAATAGCTTGGTGAGGGGGGCGAAGGTGCAGGTTGCGGATATTCCAAAGGCGGCGGGGAGTTtgaggcagagggaggagttgcAGGGGATTAGGGAGAATGTGGTGGAGCAGTATCGCAagctgatggaggggaggagggcggcgttggctgcggaggggaaggagagggatgaCTAG
- a CDS encoding uncharacterized protein (COG:S; EggNog:ENOG503NZ0P) translates to MPSPTLPRSMLELPLYSAAKKNKKSHPPSHHRSSSFLCKPPILETSKFKSRCDTTSIRFSPLENGAAHLVTMSPVGFEVFIEGLISQIAYCGSEGITLTQLFEFIREYHGTLARESGKTHPEVPIKSEVDDGEDIESTLTDAELASARLAWDWLRSRPQILINGHPKRYWNFLEFDQVLALPKAAPTGGSSESSAIDPQLEAPAAKSTTTKGKGKGKGNGKGNAQVEKPKKSLAVRPRIVPSKEVVWQTLTHHGIDYKKVPPLEWACLQGIATAKHHGILQSNLRKLVDQDKRSLPKRTDSLFRKGYIVKRTVVVQKMKTSMLWLADFAPKTVDNDTFGLDLNPQALEKLAKDTKTVSWHSKWTGTNIDVAALGKTIVGVVKAFGVMRYADLRTKLGVSGKPWQMKTVAKSCQRFADLGVIKYTAACFPTTRKVFKDCLKFVRDPTDEEWQRFLATGKKTSQYSDPSRHREPKPNALALYENSGARIQNHWTPEKPLAQTVFEVIKSAGPRGASNPQVSVATVGYQHRRYLSSYLTKVAETRQPAHLTQFQVNSEMIRIGKTSAYMYRATGGQSTGGQPLLTQTAAANNPGSAYGFGEVRPKMFAPDEKNSLSALSLMAQPPRQANRKQSHVAAQLRRQEQALEEARIASMQSIAEETPAADTDTADAAPKEAAIEVVEEAEVAAPPRPSLKRGADEISGGDRPPELSPGTVYKVRIGEPHSLNPQRRKRGAQSDSLVIVFKRQGDAPFVPASTPQRWSELGNDGAADNMTVELGEPSPSTPAPEATVEEVERATPTRGRGRGRGRGGGRGRGRKGQTTAANGQKQFVCEKCGSSWKNSNGLQYHLTAGQNACNTNFDPSHNFNKRRPMEPVSTPPVENSSTPTTRGVRKTGATATKLRRGALRPSMRKRPADEARESEMEFRGVEVAAIPATAQVGTVIPDPDPPVQPFQIQSGLLTQRNFVQQSRMPLGNKAAPAAPFTFQGQVSARPQPMDLDTRPISATKPATQALPSMQLTGQAPAQHVFNGTADVEMPDKQHDVAVPDEQQDVEMSEQPDDQPVGVSQYPDVPDPNAHQAFNPENRLLTLEKTEAHPASTAPAPSQDSQGIKPFVPNYSSYEQLATNAKVRTAMVFDIVQYLLDNNNGVFPGEKAVFYAALRVYLATFPGTTPPSLKNCQTAINSLQARKLIDMHTYLLRNMQGRMETYSVLVRHGMDPSAEAVKFTARMIKEAFPGLYIPPAFSPTPEEMADLQETDPKYPKGERDARPNANGQKFRARRRQITEVEVFNAPYYNQNIAGQPVKDTLRPNHLRSHGNVGQKRQAPEDGAGAGTQSSSPKRHKSNGGHATHPENQSDSLVDPELFKTSPPQQHYPLSNINHIDSIHRPSIVEAVKHFRLLPTRGGSKMHHNARPSKSPTKIPESLGRIRNPGLNSMPTWFFKKGSYFYNLNANPNPELVSPTVKFLEPNESLEVDDGEFESDEEGTSWTPELESNDGESTGTDCDEITVVLNEEVEKPKEFTFAESTTLTQFADGVWPEHSQKHFKRLDTSVTVDGYMPTRKWQLEQNIPRSIETMAKKSDLDAHTDWTDKKYALFCTLIDKVSDWELSKNGSTLLESGSVAPDFIILNITPKHGMSHMPVKARFNDQKQFTMDTLDYQELESDDDHQELLPGAFAHRKKRLGRPPGSKSQTTRTRSGKIKLKEIKTKREHTGFPQCPEDFLRQPGDRAEGLDWSSENVRLATYVAIGTLLGGTSRSVDWGLIMRIYPEQTLSQLRHYWGMLRKDRASSIVILTAKFHKKFLKAYEEEELPPLDFDDVLAYDWLKLIKWTTRLDWEEKTALPATSQALEENFTLTPVRHEDREWREAYYHPQRSVFNRFQDATSEPLAVSLDSQPKPKLSQDMMVAMAWIRSLCVTPVQEKLDEKLVHKRNGLYPHMRAVEITELVERAIEQLQRMHVISKSSRDCSNGRQWRFNTRVFEQLVKAASQEKFEQAYRYKKKLDEAFRTKGKSSVRFKADDKGMTMVLVNMQAMGRVRTVILDQKNVPMGHEPGNYETRKYPKEYMHFKMDIIPTDKYVYDDDAELVELREKILAAKPPAAGPGGAVPVWMTCHGDLNVDMWIQYLSVVVITLASRGSMRPDELVKTVKPVIMEFEAELIMDWLEGVGVLKEQIAGMARGLGEWWWTVVEVSKEGLTAPAEKDKGKGKEVEQSAAGNKPRKSLPSGRPTVTA, encoded by the exons ATGCCGTCCCCCACCTTGCCTCGGAGCATGCTTGAACTGCCCCTCTATTctgcagcaaaaaaaaataaaaaatcgcacccaccctcccatcATCGGTCATCTTCATTCCTCTGCAAACCACCAATTCTCGAGACGTCAAAATTCAAATCACGCTGCGACACAACATCAATTCGATTTTCACCACTCGAGAATGGTGCAGCGCACCTCGTCACAATGAGCCCAGTCGGTTTCGAGGTCTTTATTGAAGGCCTCATATCGCAGATCGCCTATTGCGGCTCAGAAG GCATCACTCTCACACAGCTCTTTGAGTTCATTCGTGAATATCACGGCACCCTCGCTCGCGAGAGTGGCAAAACCCACCCAGAAGTACCCATCAAGTcagaggttgatgatggcgaagACATTGAGAGCACGCTCACCGATGCCGAGTTGGCCTCGGCGCGGTTGGCTTGGGACTGGCTCCGGTCCAGACCGCAGATTTTGATTAACGGCCATCCTAAGAGGTATTGGAATTTCCTCGAGTTCGACCAAGTCTTGGCTCTACCCAAAGCGGCGCCCACCGGTGGTTCGTCCGAGTCATCGGCAATTGACCCTCAGTTAGAAGCTCCCGCCGCCAAATCCACAACTACGAAAggcaagggaaagggaaagggcaATGGCAAAGGCAATGCCCAGGtcgagaagcccaagaagagCCTTGCTGTCCGACCTCGGATTGTGCCGTCAAAAGAAGTTGTTTGGCAGACCTTGACCCATCACGGTATCGACTACAAGAAGGTTCCACCTCTGGAGTGGGCTTGTTTACAGGGCATTGCCACAGCAAAGCACCATGGCATTCTTCAGAGCAACCTCCGAAAGCTTGTCGATCAAGATAAACGGTCTCTACCCAAGAGAACAGATTCACTCTTTAGGAAAGGTTACATTGTCAAACGAACCGTCGTAGTTCAAAAGATGAAGACGAGTATGCTCTGGCTGGCTGACTTTGCCCCGAAGACGGTGGATAACGACACGTTTGGTTTGGACTTGAACCCCCAGGCTCTCGAGAAGTTGGCGAAGGACACCAAAACTGTCTCCTGGCATTCGAAATGGACGGGAACAAACATTGACGTGGCGGCCCTCGGTAAAACTATTGTTGGTGTCGTCAAGGCCTTTGGCGTCATGCGTTATGCCGATCTGAGAACCAAGCTTGGAGTGTCTGGCAAGCCATGGCAGATGAAGACTGTTGCAAAGAGTTGTCAGCGGTTTGCCGATTTAGGAGTCATCAAGTATACAGCTGCTTGCTTTCCCACGACGCGCAAAGTCTTCAAAGACTGTCTCAAGTTCGTTCGCGATCCCACCGACGAGGAGTGGCAGAGGTTCCTGGCCACTGGCAAGAAGACGTCCCAGTATTCGGATCCTAGCAGACACCGTGAGCCGAAGCCAAATGCGCTCGCGCTTTACGAAAATTCTGGAGCGCGGATTCAAAACCATTGGACTCCAGAGAAGCCTCTGGCTCAGACAGTCTTCGAGGTGATCAAGAGCGCAGGCCCAAGAGGAGCCTCAAATCCCCAGGTTAGCGTTGCCACTGTCGGCTACCAACATCGGCGGTACCTGTCAAGCTACTTGACAAAAGTTGCCGAAACGCGGCAGCCCGCCCACTTGACCCAGTTTCAGGTCAACAGCGAGATGATTCGGATCGGCAAAACCTCTGCCTACATGTACAGGGCTACTGGCGGGCAGTCTACCGGTGGGCAACCACTCTTGACGCAGACAGCAGCGGCAAACAATCCTGGCTCTGCTTATGGCTTTGGAGAGGTTCGACCCAAGATGTTTGCCCCCGACGAAAAGAATTCACTCAGCGCCCTGTCTCTGATGGCACAACCCCCGCGCCAGGCGAACCGGAAGCAAAGCCACGTTGCTGCACAGTTGAGAAGACAGGAGCAGGCCCTAGAGGAAGCCAGAATTGCGTCGATGCAGTCTATTGCTGAAGAAACCCCGGCGGCTGATACTGATACGGCTGATGCGGCGCCAAAGGAGGCTGCTATTGAGGTCGTTGAGGAAGCTGAGGttgcagctcctcctcgcccatcACTGAAGCGGGGAGCAGACGAGATATCTGGAGGTGATCGCCCACCGGAGCTGTCCCCAGGTACCGTCTACAAGGTCCGTATCGGTGAGCCACACTCGCTCAACCCGCAGCGGAGGAAGCGTGGTGCTCAGAGCGATTCGCTTGTCATTGTATTCAAGAGGCAAGGCGATGCTCCTTTCGTACCAGCTTCAACCCCACAGAGATGGAGCGAACTTGGAAATGATGGCGCCGCAGACAACATGACGGTTGAATTAGGGGAGCCGTCACCTTCGACACCTGCTCCGGAAGCTACagtggaagaggttgagaggGCCACTCCTACTCGCGGCAGAGGGCGTGGTCGTGGTCGTGGAGGTGGCCGAGGTCGTGGCCGGAAGGGGCAAACCACTGCTGCCAATGGACAGAAGCAGTTCGTCTGCGAAAAGTGCGGAAGTTCGTGGAAGAATTCGAACGGGTTACAGTATCACCTGACGGCCGGGCAGAATGCCTGCAATACGAATTTCGATCCTTCACACAACTTTAACAAGCGCCGACCCATGGAACCTGTCTCGACACCACCAGTTGAGAACTCCAGTACACCAACCACTCGAGGTGTCCGTAAGACTGGGGCCACGGCTACCAAGCTCCGAAGAGGAGCTCTTCGGCCATCTATGAGAAAGCGGCCTGCAGACGAAGCCAGGGAAAGCGAGATGGAGTTTagaggtgttgaggttgctgCCATTCCGGCGACTGCTCAGGTTGGGACGGTTATTCCAGACCCAGACCCGCCGGTTCAGCCTTTTCAAATTCAGAGCGGGTTGCTAACCCAGCGGAACTTTGTCCAGCAGTCCAGAATGCCACTGGGTAACAAAGCTGCGCCTGCCGCACCTTTCACTTTTCAGGGCCAAGTCAGCGCCCGCCCTCAACCTATGGACTTGGACACCCGGCCGATCTCAGCTACTAAGCCCGCGACCCAGGCTTTACCAAGTATGCAGCTGACAGGCCAGGCTCCGGCCCAGCATGTCTTCAATGGCACAGCTGATGTTGAAATGCCTGACAAGCAGCATGATGTTGCGGTTCCGGACGAGCAACAGGACGTTGAGATGTCTGAACAGCCAGACGACCAGCCAGTCGGTGTTTCACAGTATCCAGATGTGCCTGATCCGAATGCTCATCAGGCGTTCAACCCGGAGAATCGCCTGCTCACACTGGAGAAGACAGAAGCACATCCAGCCAGCACTGCGCCAGCGCCATCCCAAGACTCTCAGGGCATCAAGCCCTTCGTGCCGAATTACTCGTCCTATGAACAACTCGCAACGAACGCGAAGGTGCGGACTGCCATGGTTTTTGATATCGTGCAGTATCTTTTGGACAATAACAATGGCGTGTTTCCTGGTGAGAAAGCTGTTTTTTATGCCGCACTTCGGGTCTATTTGGCGACGTTCCCGGGAACCACTCCACCAAGTCTGAAGAACTGTCAGACTGCCATCAACTCGCTGCAGGCTCGCAAGTTGATAGACATGCACACTTACTTGTTGAGGAATATGCAGGGCAGGATGGAGACATACAGCGTACTGGTTCGCCACGGCATGGATCCTTCTGCAGAAGCCGTCAAATTCACCGCGCGAATGATCAAGGAAGCGTTTCCAGGACTGTACATCCCGCCTGCGTTCTCGCCTACCCCGGAAGAGATGGCTGATTTACAGGAGACTGACCCGAAGTATCcaaagggggaaagggacgCACGACCAAATGCAAATGGTCAGAAGTTTCGGGCCAGGAGGCGGCAGATCactgaggttgaggttttCAATGCCCCGTACTACAATCAAAACATTGCTGGCCAGCCTGTCAAGGATACCTTGCGGCCTAATCACCTGCGGAGCCACGGGAATGTCGGGCAGAAGAGGCAAGCCCCGGAAGATGGGGCCGGGGCCGGGACCCAGAGCTCTTCCCCGAAACGGCACAAGTCGAACGGGGGGCATGCGACTCATCCAGAAAATCAAAGCGACTCACTCGTGGATCCCGAGCTTTTCAAAACGTcgccccctcaacaacactACCCGCTTAGCAATATCAACCACATCGACAGCATTCACAGGCCATCCATCGTTGAAGCCGTCAAGCACTTCCGTCTCTTGCCCACACGGGGCGGCAGCAAGATGCATCACAATGCCCGGCCAAGCAAGTCGCCGACGAAGATACCCGAATCCCTCGGCAGGATCAGGAACCCAGGGTTGAACAGTATGCCGACTTGGTTTTTCAAAAAGGGTTCCTACTTCTACAATCTTAATGCCAATCCCAACCCTGAGCTTGTCTCGCCTACAGTTAAATTCTTGGAGCCCAACGAGAGCCTCGAGGTTGACGATGGAGAGTTTGAGAGTGATGAAGAGGGGACGTCGTGGACTCCCGAGCTTGAGTCGAATGATGGCGAATCTACGGGCACGGATTGCGACGAAATTACTGTGGTGTTAAAtgaagaggttgagaagCCAAAGGAGTTCACGTTTGCCGAGAGCACTACGCTGACACAATTTGCGGATGGGGTGTGGCCCGAGCACAGCCAAAAGCACTTCAAGAGGCTTGATACCAGCGTCACTGTTGATGGCTATATGCCGACTCGGAAGTGGCAGCTTGAGCAGAACATCCCCAGAAGCATTGAGACTATGGCGAAGAAGAGCGACTTGGATGCCCATACTGACTGGACAGACAAAAAGTATGCGCTGTTTTGCACACTTATCGACAAGGTCTCAGACTGGGAATTGTCCAAGAATGGGTCTACCTTGCTAGAGTCTGGCAGTGTGGCGCCTGatttcatcatcctcaacatcacTCCCAAGCATGGAATGAGCCATATGCCGGTCAAGGCCCGCTTCAACGACCAGAAGCAGTTCACGATGGACACCCTTGATTACCAGGAGCTGGAgtctgatgatgatcatCAAGAGCTCTTGCCCGGGGCTTTTGCCCACAGGAAGAAACGTCTTGGCAGGCCTCCCGGTTCCAAGTCGCAGACCACTCGCACTCGCTCTGGGAAGATCAAACTGAAAGAGATCAAGACCAAGCGCGAGCATACTGGCTTCCCGCAGTGCCCAGAGGACTTTCTTAGACAGCCGGGTGACAGGGCCGAGGGGCTGGACTGGTCAAGTGAGAATGTGCGTCTCGCTACTTACGTTGCCATCGGTACACTCCTGGGTGGTACTTCTCGTTCTGTTGATTGGGGCTTGATTATGAGGATATATCCTGAGCAAAC TCTCAGTCAATTGCGGCACTACTGGGGTATGCTTAGGAAAGATCGCGCGTCGAGCATTGTCATATTGACGGCCAAGTTTCACAAGAAGTTCCTCAAGGCttacgaggaggaagagttgCCGCCTCTCGACTTTGACGATGTGCTTGCCTACGACTGGCTTAAGCTCATCAAGTGGACGACCAGACTGGATTGGGAAGAGAAAACGGCGTTGCCCGCCACAAGCCAGGCCCTGGAGGAGAACTTCACCCTGACTCCCGTTAGGCACGAGGACCGTGAATGGCGCGAGGCTTACTATCACCCCCAGCGATCCGTCTTTAACCGTTTCCAGGACGCCACATCCGAGCCGTTGGCTGTTTCACTGGACAGCcagcccaagcccaagctgTCTCAAGATATGATGGTCGCCATGGCCTGGATTCGCTCGCTCTGCGTGACGCCTGTCCAAGAGAAGCTAGACGAGAAGTTGGTGCACAAGCGTAACGGCCTCTATCCACACATGAGAGCTGTCGAGATCacggagctggtggagagaGCCATCGAGCAGCTTCAGCGCATGCACGTCATCTCCAAGTCTTCCAGGGACTGCAGTAACGGTCGTCAGTGGCGATTCAACACTAGAGTGTTTGAACAGCTTGTCAAGGCGGCCAGCCAGGAGAAGTTTGAGCAGGCCTATCGgtacaagaagaagctggacgaGGCGTTCAGAACCAAGGGCAAGTCTTCGGTTCGTTTCAAGGCTGACGACAAGGGCATGACGATGGTGCTTGTCAATATGCAAGCCATGGGCCGGGTTCGCACTGTCATCCTCGACCAGAAGAATGTGCCCATGGGTCATGAGCCCGGGAACTATGAAACGAGAAAGTATCCCAAGGAGTACATGCACTTCAAGATGGACATCATTCCCACCGACAAGTATGTCTACGATGACGACGCCGAGCTTGTCGAACTTCGAGAGAAGATTTTGGCTGCCAAACCGCCTGCTGCGGGACCGGGAGGGGCGGTTCCGGTCTGGATGACTTGCCACGGCGATCTGAATGTGGACATGTGGATCCAGTACCTGAGCGTGGTGGTGATCACGCTGGCTTCACGTGGCAGCATGAGGCCTGACGAGCTGGTCAAGACAGTCAAGCCGGTAATTATGGAGTTTGAGGCGGAGCTGATCATGGATTGGTTGGAGGGCGTGGGCGTGCTCAAGGAGCAGATTGCCGGGATGGCGAGAGGTCTTGgagagtggtggtggactgtGGTGGAGGTTTCCAAGGAGGGATTGACTGCTCCTGCTGAGAAGGATaaaggaaagggaaaggaagtGGAGCAAAGTGCTGCCGGTAACAAGCCGAGAAAGTCGTTGCCGAGTGGTAGGCCCACGGTTACTGCTTGA
- a CDS encoding uncharacterized protein (COG:O; EggNog:ENOG503NUDC), with product MPTPATPKINSKSPTIRRILKEAQELTNHPSPFFLASPLETDLFEWHFTLLGPPSSPYENGLYHGRINLPPSYPLRPPSFRFLTPSGRFEVNREICLSISGHHEETWQPAWGIRTALVALRSFMETDVKGQLGGLEAGSEVRRRLAGESRGWICGVGCSIGQGGRRNEEVMGEHVKMCREMGVVEQGEKVPEELKMGWRDEMGEKVKEKETESDGEETARLAEGFVQTVAAPAPLGTVDNERPAERVPTPHPGVDVRGVQQRLLAEARREDTSQDEGVPVWLDRLIIAVAVLLIAAVARVMLG from the exons atgccgaccccagcaacccccaaaatAAACTCCAAATCCCCCACCATCCGCCGCATTT TAaaagaagcccaagaactaaccaaccacccctcccccttcttcctcgcctcccccctcgAAACCGACCTCTTCGAATGGCACTTCACCCTGTTAggtcccccctcctccccctacGAGAACGGGCTTTACCACGGCCGTATCAACCTCCCGCCTTCCTACCCCCTCCGCCCGCCTAGCTTCCGATTTCTGACCCCCTCCGGCAGATTCGAAGTAAACAGGGAAATCTGCCTCAGCATCAGCGGCCATCACGAAGAGACGTGGCAGCCTGCTTGGGGGATTAGGACAGCCTTGGTTGCGTTACGGTCGTTTATGGAGACGGATGTCAAGGGGCAATTAGGGGGGTTGGAAGCGGGAAGCGAAGTGAGGAGACGGTTGGCGGGGGAGTCAAGGGGGTGGATTTGTGGGGTGGGTTGTAGTATTGGacagggggggaggaggaatgaggaggtgatgggggagcATGTGAAGATGTGTCGGGAGATGGGGGTCGTGGAGCAAGGAGAAAAGGTGCCCGAGGAGTTGAagatggggtggagggatgagatgggggaaaaggtgaaggaaaaggagacggagagtgatggggaagaaacggcgaggttggcggaggggttTGTTCAGACTGTTGCTGCACCTGCACCCCTTGGGACGGTTGATAACGAGAGACCTGCTGAACGGGTGCCGACGCCGCATCCGGGGGTTGATGTGCGGGGGGTGCAGCAGCGGTTGTTggcggaggcgaggagggaggataCAAGTCAGGACGAGGGGGTACCGGTTTGGTTGGATAGGTTGATTATTGCTGTGGCTGTGTTGTTGATTGCGGCTGTGGCGAGGGTAATgcttggttga